A stretch of the Apteryx mantelli isolate bAptMan1 chromosome 3, bAptMan1.hap1, whole genome shotgun sequence genome encodes the following:
- the GAREM2 gene encoding GRB2-associated and regulator of MAPK protein 2 has product MEKLAAGLARLRWGPAALPLDVIVSKCRLPTLVCLGQGEYVEGVSAQDVLLIHSCRQWTTVTAHSLEEGHYVIGPKIDIPLQYPGKFKLLDQDRDIREPVQYFNSVEEVASIFPDRVFVMEAITFSVKVVSGEFSEDSEVYNFTLHAGDELTLMGQAEILCAKTVKEKSRFNTILRKLGKAAPAAGGKQVKGKMPCLICMNHRTNESLSLPFQCKGRFSTRSPLELRLQEGEHTIRSIIEKVRLPVNVAVPSRPARNPYDLHAIREGHCYKLVSIISKTVVLCCILRKDELVPFHFLLLTDMPRFQLPEGLLCGDPQLEKLLRDSAAYCHERFNPDEYSKAVREAKPDFSEECASPRRIRLCLQGYAREELSQPLQRLSLCVYRGALAHAPEDVAARCQDPLGAGGSAQHEHPVLPDFSDPDREYMTPDWAEPEFRTQEQLEIPYEELWSNQSLESFLEPSSNPLGLGCTNKGRQDLISFGAASPLGSPCRPGAPRDDPLGDTPPPVPPKSEAVKEECRLLQAPPVPPRGSRPPAPGSPPAPLRVPRLPPAHSPSPSLSYYSAGLHDGSGPRSGSGSPSPDAYSLYCYPCTWGDCKAGDPPGRPLPPPAATAPTAPTAAAASWSDPWAYGEAGGGGGASGRSTPLPVAEPPPKPCHGCPRLKPPQPQKRFAPFGALNPFAGPAYAPSPASSAEWLEGLEWPKAAAASASVAAPSSSSPEPLAPFEGPEAEGRGGTAPAPPRPPKGFDGDNIVIRSAAPLSPTILRGAEGGVTRVYLTQGVIEVPPAAAAAAAAAAAVGTRGEAGAAAPPPPAAPRPSGDGSPWLPPADLSALSVEEVSKCLRFIGLSEDVVSFFARERIDGSIFVQLSEEILADDFRLTKLQVKKIMQFIKGWRPKI; this is encoded by the exons ATGGAGAAGCTGGcggcggggctggcgcggctccgctggggccccgcggcgctgcccctcGATGTGATCGTCAGCAAGTGCCGGCTGCCCACGCTCGTGTGCCTGGGCCAGG GGGAGTACGTGGAGGGGGTGAGCGCCCAGGACGTGCTGCTGATCCACTCGTGCCGCCAGTGGACCACGGTGACGGCGCACAGCCTGGAGGAAGGGCACTACGTCATCGGGCCCAAGATCGACATCCCCCTGCAGTACCCAG GCAAGTTCAAGCTGCTGGACCAGGACCGGGACATCCGTGAGCCCGTGCAGTATTTCAACAGCGTGGAGGAGGTGGCCAGCATCTTCCCAGACCGCGTCTTCGTCATGGAGGCCATCACCTTCAGTGTGAAG GTGGTGTCGGGGGAGTTCAGCGAGGACAGCGAGGTGTACAACTTCACGCTGCACGCGGGGGACGAGCTGACGCTGATGGGCCAAGCGGAGATCCTCTGCGCCAAGACGGTGAAGGAGAAGTCGCGCTTCAACACCATCCTGCGGAAGCTGGGCAAGGCGGCGCCGGCTGCCGGGGGCAAGCAGGTGAAGGGCAAGATGCCCTGCCTGATCTGCATGAACCACCGCACCAACGAGAGCCTCAGCCTGCCCTTCCAGTGCAAGGGGCGCTTCAGCACCCGCAGCCCGCTGGAGCTGCGCCTCCAGGAGGGCGAGCACACCATCCGCAGCATCATCGAGAAGGTGCGGCTGCCCGTCAACGTGGCCGTGCCCAGCCGCCCCGCGCGCAACCCCTACGACCTGCACGCCATCCGCGAGGGCCACTGCTACAAGCTGGTCAGCATCATCTCCAAGACGGTGGTGCTGTGCTGCATCCTCCGCAAGGACGAGCTGGTGCCCTTCCACTTCCTGCTGCTCACCGACATGCCCCGCTTCCAGCTGCCCGAGGGGCTGCTCTGCGGGGACCCccagctggagaagctgctgcggGACAGTGCCGCGTACTGCCACGAGCGCTTCAACCCTGATGAGTACTCCAAGGCCGTGCGGGAGGCCAAGCCCGACTTCTCCGAGGAGTGCGCCAGCCCCCGGCGCATCCGGCTCTGCCTGCAGGGCTACGCCCGCGAGGAGCTCAGCCAGCCCTTGCAGCGCCTCTCGCTCTGCGTCTACCGCGGGGCGCTGGCCCACGCACCCGAGGACGTGGCCGCCCGGTGCCAGGACCCGCTGGGCGCAGGTGGGAGCGCCCAGCACGAGCACCCGGTGCTGCCTGACTTCTCCGACCCCGACAGGGAGTACATGACACCCGACTGGGCTGAGCCCGAATTCAGGACTCAGGAGCAGCTGGAGATCCCCTACGAGGAGCTTTGGAGCAACCAGAGCCTGGAGAGCTTCTTGGAGCCCAGCAGCAACCCACTGGGGCTGGGCTGCACCAACAAGGGGCGGCAGGACCTCATCTCCTTCGGGGCTGCGTCCCCGCTGGGCTCTCCGTgccgccccggtgcccccaggGATGACCCCCTCGGGGACACCCCACCCCCCGTGCCACCCAAATCGGAGGCA GTGAAGGAGGAGTGCCGGCTGCTGCAAGCGCCGCCCGTGCCGCCCCGGGGCAGCCGCCCGCCGGCTCCCGGCAGCCCGCCGGCGCCCCTGCGCGTCCCCCGGCTCCCGCCGGCTCActcgcccagccccagcctctccTACTACTCCGCCGGGCTCCACGACGG GTCCGGCCCGCGGAGCGGCAGCGGTTCGCCCTCGCCCGACGCCTACTCGCTCTACTGCTACCCCTGCACCTGGGGCGACTGCAAGGCCGGGGACCCCCCCGGGCGGCcactgcccccccccgccgccaccgcccccaccgcccccaccgccgccgccgcctcctggtCCGACCCCTGGGCCTacggcgaggcgggcggcggcggcggggccagcGGCCGCTCGACGCCGCTGCCGGTGGCCGAGCCCCCGCCGAAGCCCTGTCACGGCTGCCCGCGCCTCAAGCCCCCCCAGCCGCAGAAACGCTTCGCCCCCTTCGGGGCGCTCAACCCCTTCGCCGGCCCGGCCTACGCGCCCAGCCCGGCCTCCTCCGCCGAGTGGCTGGAGGGCCTCGAGTGGCCCAAGGCGGCGGCGGCATCGGCATCAGTGgcggctccctcctcctcctcgccggaGCCCTTGGCCCCCTTCGAGGGTCCGGAGGCGGAGGGTCGCGGGGGgacggcgccggcgccgccgcggccgcccaagGGCTTCGACGGCGACAACATCGTCATccgcagcgcggccccgctcTCGCCCACCATCCTGCGCGGCGCCGAGGGCGGCGTCACCCGCGTCTACCTCACGCAGGGCGTCATCGAggtgccccccgcggcggcggcggcggcggcggcggcggcggcggtggggacgcggggcgaggcgggggctgctgcaccgccgccgccggccgccccccggcccaGCGGGGACGGCTCGCCCTGGCTGCCGCCCGCCGACCTCTCGGCCCTCTCGGTGGAGGAGGTCTCCAAGTGCCTGCGCTTCATCGGCCTCTCCGAGGACGTCGTCAGCTTCTTCGCGCGGGAGCGCATCGACGGCAGCATCTTCGTGCAGCTCAGCGAGGAGATCCTGGCCGACGACTTCCGCCTCACCAAGCTCCAGGTGAAGAAAATCATGCAGTTCATCAAGGGCTGGCGGCCCAAGATCTAG